Within the Halopelagius inordinatus genome, the region TCGAGTGGCTGTTTCGTAGGTGCTGGCGGGCGTGCGGCCGAGGCTGACGTGGGAGACCCGGCGAGTGCGGCGGTCGACGCAGCACCGATTCCCGCAAGAAACCGGCGCCGGGAGGGCGAACGTCGCATCACTCCGGGTATCTGGCCGTGAGAGGAAAAAACCACCTACGCGGGGTCTCTCTCGCCGACCGCGGTTTCGTCTCTCGCGCGTCTCGCTGAAACGCGGTCGGACGCCGGGTCGCTACGAAACCTCGATGACGGCGAGTTCGTCGCCCGCATCGACCTCCTGTTCGTGTTCCGTCAGGAACTCGACGATTTCGCCGTCCGCGTCGGCGGTGACGTCGTGGAAGTTCTTCATGACGCCGATGAGGGCGATTACGCTGTCGCTCTCGACGGCGTCTCCGGGCTCTACGAACGTCGGTTCCTCCGGGTCCGGCCGGCGGTAGAATACGCCCGGCATCGGCGCTGTCACCGTTGTTCGCTCTGTCATATCGTTGGCGAATCTGGACTCCCGACACAGATATAGCTACCGGACACGGTCCACTCGAAGGTAGGACCGGGTCTCTCCGTTCAGATTCGAGCCGAAGACGGAGAACGGCCCGATATCGCCCGTCGGGCTTGGACGCGATCTCCTCGGATCGGCGGCTAGTCGAGGAAGTTCGCTCGAATCGCGTCCAGTCTGTC harbors:
- a CDS encoding acetyl-CoA carboxylase; its protein translation is MTERTTVTAPMPGVFYRRPDPEEPTFVEPGDAVESDSVIALIGVMKNFHDVTADADGEIVEFLTEHEQEVDAGDELAVIEVS